The window TTGTGTAAGAAATCGTTCCAGTAGTTTTTCTTTCTTAGACATAACTCAAAGTAACTGTATTTAGTTGCAAATTCAAAGTATTTTTTTTTTAGAACGGGTAATATTTGTTTACATCTTCTTGTAAATCGTCTAAATCGTTGATTATATACCCTTCTGCATTGCTTAGCATTGCTTACGTAACAATGACCGCCATAAATTGTCCCCCTAGGTGTAGTTTATGCCTTCGTGAAATGGGTGTAGGTTTGCAAAACACCCTTCTATTCTTTCCAATTTGCAATTGGAATTGGACGTAATTACCAATGATCCACGGTTATCAAACCTTCTAGTCCAGAATAATTCCACATACTCAAACACATGTAATCATCTTGTGCCATGCCGGGTCTATGTATTCGTTATAAATGGATTCAAAAACAGGTTCGATTACCTCTATAATATTCGAAGGAATGTCATAGGTAGTGATCCGCTGGAAATCTATTCTTTCAGTGATGCTGCTGGTGACTGCTCCGAAATTTTTCAGCGCGTCCTGAACTGATTTCATGGTTTCGTATTTCACACTGCTCCGCAGCCTATTGGGAATAAATATGATTTTAGCATTCGGATTAATTTTTTTGATTACAAAGGAAAACTCGATGGTAGAGGACACGGAGTATTCGTCATAACTGAAGGGACATAGGATGAGGTCCGATTTTTGGAATACCGGAACAAGTTCGTCATCATCCATTTTACCCGCCAGGTCAATGATGCTGACCTGATTTTCATTTTTGTTGGCCTTTTTTTGTATGGCATTAAATTGAGACAATTCGGCGGCCTCTACGGGGTACAATGGCGTGTTTTCAATCACTTCTGCCGCCTGGGCCTTGTTGTAAAGCGACCGTTGAAAGTCCATGTCATAGACCTTTACCGCTTTGTTTTTGGCCAGGGTTAGGTAGTTGGAAAATAGCACCGAAAGGGTACTTTTACCGACTCCTCCTTTTTGGTTTGCGAATAGGATTATCATATGCATTGGTTTTTATCTGATGCTTCTCTTTTTGTTGTCTTTATCTTTGTTTCTTCTCCTGCTATGCATTGCCTCATCGTCCACATCCTGATGGATATCCAGGTTAAAAGTGGGAAGTGGGGACACTGTCTCCCTGTCAGGTTCGGCATATTCATTACCCGAAGCGTGGGGTAAGACGTTTTCGCTGTCCACTTGTATAGGTAATTGCAATCTTGAATCAGAACCTG of the Cyclobacterium marinum DSM 745 genome contains:
- a CDS encoding ParA family protein, with the translated sequence MIILFANQKGGVGKSTLSVLFSNYLTLAKNKAVKVYDMDFQRSLYNKAQAAEVIENTPLYPVEAAELSQFNAIQKKANKNENQVSIIDLAGKMDDDELVPVFQKSDLILCPFSYDEYSVSSTIEFSFVIKKINPNAKIIFIPNRLRSSVKYETMKSVQDALKNFGAVTSSITERIDFQRITTYDIPSNIIEVIEPVFESIYNEYIDPAWHKMITCV